A single region of the Gilliamella apis genome encodes:
- a CDS encoding biotin transporter BioY, which translates to MKQQLTTYYPTYINTLFNLSSWQRKLCAVTCAALLLGVAANISIPTYPVPFSLQSLGVLLIGACLGRKLGALAILQYLFLGALGLPLFANGSGGIMALASPSAGYLYGYVFSAYLAGYAAEKGYDRRFLLGLVAFACAHQLLFVFGVVYLMGYLHISLSEAIQVGYLPFVGVDALKFIIATCVMFSLWRHHAKKNQ; encoded by the coding sequence ATGAAACAGCAATTAACAACGTACTATCCAACTTATATTAATACACTATTCAACTTATCCTCTTGGCAACGCAAGTTGTGCGCAGTTACTTGTGCCGCATTGCTGCTAGGCGTTGCCGCAAATATCAGTATTCCAACCTATCCGGTACCATTCAGTCTACAATCATTAGGCGTGCTTCTGATCGGAGCTTGTTTGGGGCGTAAATTAGGTGCTTTAGCAATTCTTCAATACCTTTTTTTAGGTGCATTAGGATTACCACTTTTCGCCAATGGTAGTGGTGGCATTATGGCGCTTGCTTCTCCTTCTGCTGGTTATTTATATGGTTATGTATTTAGTGCTTATTTAGCTGGATATGCAGCAGAGAAAGGTTACGATCGTCGTTTTCTGTTAGGCTTAGTTGCCTTTGCTTGTGCACACCAATTATTATTTGTCTTTGGTGTGGTCTATTTAATGGGGTATTTACATATTTCCCTTAGCGAAGCGATACAAGTAGGTTATTTACCTTTTGTTGGTGTTGATGCACTTAAATTTATCATCGCAACTTGTGTCATGTTTTCATTATGGCGTCATCACGCGAAAAAAAATCAATAA
- a CDS encoding TatD family hydrolase, with protein sequence MFIDTHCHFNFPAFVTDLENSINNIRQAKINSLIIPAVSATHFSQILQLTEQYSELYAALGLHPIYQHSPADLEQLSDIVSTHPTKLVAIGEIGLDRYDQSVDWQQQLDFFRAQLVLAKRYDLPVLIHSRKTHDIIYHELHQANLPCRGVIHGFSGSYQQALQFIKLGYYIGVGGVISYTRANKTRQTIAKLPLESLVLETDAPDMPLSGRQGQINRPENIVDIFNILSQLRTEQPSQIINAILTNTLTLFSRINRMEITNPIKR encoded by the coding sequence ATGTTTATCGATACGCATTGCCATTTCAATTTTCCTGCTTTTGTTACCGATCTCGAGAATTCAATCAATAATATTCGCCAAGCTAAAATTAATAGCTTAATTATTCCTGCTGTATCAGCAACACATTTTAGTCAAATATTACAACTCACCGAGCAATATAGTGAACTTTATGCTGCACTCGGTTTACACCCTATCTATCAACACTCGCCGGCTGATCTTGAACAACTATCAGATATAGTTAGTACTCACCCTACAAAATTAGTTGCCATTGGTGAAATTGGCTTAGACCGTTATGACCAATCTGTTGATTGGCAACAGCAACTAGATTTTTTTCGAGCTCAATTAGTATTAGCCAAGCGCTATGATTTACCCGTTTTAATCCATTCACGCAAAACACACGACATTATCTATCATGAATTACATCAAGCTAATTTGCCATGTCGTGGGGTGATCCATGGCTTTTCAGGTAGCTATCAACAAGCACTGCAATTTATTAAATTAGGCTATTATATTGGTGTTGGTGGAGTAATAAGTTATACCAGAGCCAATAAAACTCGCCAAACCATTGCAAAATTACCGCTGGAAAGTTTAGTGTTGGAAACTGATGCTCCAGATATGCCATTAAGCGGTCGCCAAGGACAAATAAATCGCCCCGAAAACATTGTCGATATTTTTAATATTCTTAGTCAATTGCGAACAGAACAGCCTTCACAAATAATTAACGCTATCTTAACAAATACCTTGACGCTATTTAGTAGAATTAATAGAATGGAAATTACAAATCCAATCAAAAGATAA
- a CDS encoding VanW family protein, producing MQNTIVDKPKKRSNLRLKLGKEYFILKRKLDWWRNRHAYSVIDKNNNTCNYSHKKHQSVLLRQLKDVDMYLQYNKITNLRLAIEQLDGSIIKPNQRFSIWQKVGRPSKKRGFLEGLSLHNGQIGKDIGGGLCQLGNLIYWMVLHSDLTIIERWRHSFDVFPDVNRTIPFACGATLSYNYIDLQLLNKTNTTYRLNLWLDDEYLHGELLANTPLSYHYEIFETDHVIEQQWWGGYTRHNKIWQRKTHLLDNQIEEKLISENHAIMMYTPYLTQPNEV from the coding sequence ATGCAAAACACTATTGTAGATAAACCTAAAAAACGCAGTAATTTAAGGTTAAAATTAGGTAAGGAGTATTTTATTCTCAAACGTAAACTAGATTGGTGGCGCAACCGTCACGCCTATAGTGTAATTGATAAGAATAATAATACTTGCAACTATTCTCATAAAAAACATCAATCGGTATTGTTAAGGCAACTGAAAGATGTTGATATGTATTTGCAATATAACAAAATTACTAACCTTCGCTTAGCAATTGAACAGCTCGACGGTTCGATAATTAAGCCCAATCAACGATTTTCAATTTGGCAAAAAGTTGGTCGACCATCTAAGAAACGCGGCTTTTTAGAAGGTCTCTCATTACATAATGGCCAAATCGGCAAAGATATTGGTGGTGGTTTATGCCAACTTGGCAATTTGATTTACTGGATGGTATTACATTCAGATTTAACCATTATTGAACGATGGCGTCATAGTTTTGATGTTTTTCCGGATGTTAACCGTACTATTCCATTTGCTTGTGGTGCAACACTTTCTTATAACTATATCGATTTACAATTACTCAATAAAACCAATACAACGTACCGACTTAATCTTTGGTTAGATGATGAATATTTACATGGTGAACTGCTTGCCAATACACCTTTATCTTATCACTATGAAATATTCGAAACCGATCACGTTATTGAACAACAATGGTGGGGCGGATACACTAGACACAACAAGATATGGCAACGTAAAACCCATTTGCTCGATAATCAAATAGAGGAAAAACTCATTAGCGAAAATCATGCAATTATGATGTATACACCTTATTTAACGCAGCCAAACGAAGTATAA
- a CDS encoding type 1 glutamine amidotransferase produces the protein MHLHFIIHEDFEAPGAYEQWAKEHHYTISYSRVYLGEPLPNNVDNIDMLIIMGGPQSPATTKQECPHFDSLAEQAVILSAINSKKIVLGVCLGSQLIGEALGAPHGHSPEKEIGKFPITLTEIGKNNPLFVDFGKGLAVGHWHNDMPGLTQEAQIIAYSEGCPRQIIAYGPLVYGFQCHMELTLDVVEQLIAHSESDLNQAAKYRFVDTPSQLRSHDYSEMNQKLFGFLDKLSLNYLSLIKK, from the coding sequence ATGCATTTGCATTTTATTATTCATGAAGATTTCGAAGCTCCTGGAGCTTATGAGCAATGGGCTAAAGAACATCATTATACCATTAGTTATTCTCGTGTTTATCTTGGTGAACCTCTTCCCAACAATGTAGATAATATTGATATGTTGATTATTATGGGTGGCCCACAATCACCAGCAACAACCAAACAAGAGTGCCCTCATTTTGACTCGCTAGCGGAACAAGCAGTAATATTATCGGCTATCAATTCAAAAAAAATCGTACTTGGCGTCTGTCTTGGTTCACAATTAATTGGTGAAGCTTTAGGAGCCCCACATGGTCATAGTCCGGAAAAGGAAATCGGTAAGTTCCCTATCACCTTAACTGAAATAGGTAAAAATAATCCTTTATTTGTTGATTTTGGCAAGGGTTTAGCTGTCGGCCATTGGCACAATGACATGCCTGGTTTAACCCAAGAAGCACAAATTATTGCCTATAGTGAAGGCTGCCCACGACAAATCATTGCTTATGGTCCTTTAGTATATGGTTTTCAATGTCATATGGAGTTAACTTTAGATGTTGTTGAACAACTGATTGCTCACTCAGAAAGTGATCTTAATCAAGCAGCAAAATATCGTTTTGTTGATACACCTAGCCAACTTCGTTCCCATGATTATTCTGAAATGAATCAGAAACTGTTTGGCTTTTTAGATAAATTAAGCCTTAATTATTTATCACTTATAAAAAAATAA
- a CDS encoding YiiX/YebB-like N1pC/P60 family cysteine hydrolase has product MASSREKKSITMQSGDIIFQSQHEESEFNKAITHSGSQLSSDEIINQISHVGLYIGNNIVIEATQKHGVIQQPLNNFLASAQYNLVATIFNDSVIKNALMRVQTCLGLPYNHSFREDDKGFYCSELITYAFKYPSGEDYFQRYPMNFSDLATGQILPYWIKYYQALNQTIPEGELGSHPQQLLRQKTLFKTIQILEA; this is encoded by the coding sequence ATGGCGTCATCACGCGAAAAAAAATCAATAACAATGCAATCTGGCGATATTATTTTTCAATCCCAGCATGAAGAAAGCGAATTTAATAAAGCGATTACGCATTCTGGTTCACAGCTTAGCTCGGATGAGATAATCAATCAGATAAGCCATGTTGGTTTATATATTGGCAATAATATCGTCATTGAAGCCACTCAAAAACATGGGGTAATCCAACAGCCCCTTAACAACTTTTTAGCTAGCGCTCAATATAATTTAGTCGCAACCATTTTTAATGATTCCGTCATTAAAAACGCATTAATGCGAGTACAAACCTGTCTAGGATTGCCTTATAACCATAGTTTTCGCGAAGATGATAAAGGGTTTTACTGTAGTGAACTGATTACTTATGCCTTCAAGTACCCATCTGGTGAAGATTATTTTCAACGTTATCCTATGAACTTTAGCGATTTAGCCACAGGCCAAATTCTGCCTTATTGGATCAAATATTATCAAGCATTAAATCAAACGATCCCTGAAGGAGAACTAGGATCACATCCACAACAACTACTCAGACAAAAGACATTATTCAAGACAATCCAAATACTTGAAGCATAA
- a CDS encoding MFS transporter, giving the protein MNSELQLPPFVYRILPWIAAFAFFMQSLDTSILNTALPTMAKDLNESPLNMQSAVICYALTLALFIPVSGFLSDKFGTRNIFVLAVLLFTIGSLLCALSNSLIFLDISRVIQGIGGSMMVPVSRLVLIKAFKRNEFLAALNTATIPGLIGPVLGPVLGGYLVDMVSWHWVFLINLPIGVLGVFISLKYMPNIKGKHMPFDFFGFLFIVITFISATLSVESLNQGQQYYLPITLVVISLIFLFIYRTYAQKKSGPLFPLSLFTIRTFKIGIIGNLVCRLGISGVPFLIPLFLQVGFGYSAIFAGMMLVPMAIASICTRFFITRILARLGYRFVLVANTILAGILILLMSLINLATPLVILGILLFCIGGINSMQFTSMNSITLANLQGESTSSGNSLMAVNQQLAISFGTGFGAVLVRLFSNSTTTIHAFQLTFVILGIVTMLSSMIFAQLNTQDGKNLTNRR; this is encoded by the coding sequence ATGAATAGCGAACTACAATTACCACCTTTTGTCTATCGTATATTACCTTGGATTGCTGCATTTGCTTTTTTTATGCAATCACTCGATACCTCAATTCTAAATACTGCTTTGCCAACTATGGCCAAAGATCTTAATGAATCCCCCCTGAACATGCAGTCAGCGGTAATCTGTTATGCACTAACATTAGCACTGTTTATTCCTGTAAGTGGCTTTCTTTCAGATAAATTTGGTACCCGAAATATCTTTGTACTGGCAGTATTACTCTTTACAATAGGTTCATTACTGTGTGCTTTATCCAATTCATTAATTTTCTTAGATATATCAAGAGTAATTCAAGGTATTGGCGGTTCAATGATGGTACCGGTTTCTCGCTTAGTTTTGATTAAAGCATTTAAACGTAACGAGTTTTTAGCGGCATTAAATACCGCAACAATTCCAGGATTAATCGGACCAGTACTAGGGCCGGTTTTAGGCGGTTATCTAGTCGATATGGTAAGTTGGCATTGGGTATTTTTGATTAACTTGCCAATTGGGGTTTTAGGGGTATTTATTAGCTTAAAGTATATGCCTAACATTAAAGGCAAACATATGCCTTTTGATTTTTTTGGTTTTCTTTTTATCGTTATTACTTTTATCAGTGCTACCCTTAGTGTTGAATCTTTAAATCAAGGTCAACAATATTATTTACCAATAACGCTTGTCGTCATCAGTCTGATTTTTTTATTTATTTATCGAACCTATGCGCAAAAAAAATCTGGGCCACTATTTCCACTATCATTATTTACTATCCGCACCTTTAAAATTGGTATTATCGGTAATTTAGTCTGTCGATTGGGCATTTCTGGCGTGCCTTTCCTTATTCCACTATTTCTACAAGTTGGCTTTGGTTATTCAGCTATTTTTGCTGGCATGATGTTAGTCCCCATGGCGATTGCTTCAATTTGTACCAGATTTTTTATTACGCGGATTCTTGCTCGTTTAGGTTACCGTTTTGTATTGGTTGCTAATACCATCTTAGCTGGAATTCTGATTCTTTTAATGTCATTAATAAACTTAGCGACACCATTAGTAATATTAGGCATTTTGCTATTTTGCATTGGCGGAATCAATTCAATGCAATTTACCTCAATGAATAGTATAACATTAGCTAATTTACAAGGTGAAAGCACCAGCAGTGGTAATAGTTTAATGGCGGTTAATCAGCAATTAGCCATTAGCTTTGGCACTGGTTTTGGTGCGGTATTAGTAAGATTATTCAGCAATTCAACAACTACTATTCACGCATTTCAATTAACCTTTGTTATACTAGGTATTGTGACTATGCTATCAAGCATGATTTTTGCGCAACTAAACACACAAGATGGTAAAAATTTAACGAATCGGCGCTAA
- the recC gene encoding exodeoxyribonuclease V subunit gamma yields MFTIYHSNQVDLLKSLVSELMRRDPLEQVFMPDMVMVQSQGMAQWLQIELANDLGIVANVDFLFPSQFIWQLYQTLLPNSPQENSYNVESMTWRLYYLLPKIIERPEFDTIKHYLNIDKEERKQYQLATRIAQLFDQYLVYRPDWLAKWESKQTVAELNNHPDEIWQSELWRQLIAISQPYHRANIYQQMLDILLDNNFDCTRLKSLPKRVYIFGITSLPPIYLSLLSALGQHIDVHLMFNNPCKWYWGDIVEKQLSEIQNTPDNIPNPLLTSWGKLGRDNLFLLQEFNNKQDIDIFVDHERKGLLDSIQQDILELYQTSDVKAPIEKTDRSVTFHACHSEQREVEVLYDYLLSAFDADPTLELRDCIIMVSDIDKYVPYIRSVFGNAEGQRYLPFTISDQKARNIDPMVQGFFAILNFTESRFTAEELFNLLEIPAIAEKFAISESQLTLLHTWIIESGIRFGLENAHSWLFGLERLLLGYTMNSEQGGWQQILAYDGATGLDAELIGQLAEFIKSVRKWLTILSEDKPLTEWQGCCIELINDFFVSNDSRESILLMIQEEWQKLISSGLNANFTDQISITILHDAMQSRLEQNHLAHRFLVGKINFCTMMPMRSIPFKLVCLLGMNDGDYPRTSLPLDFDLIAQNPRRGDRSRRIDDRYLFLEAILSAQDQLYISYIGRDMKDDSERYPSVLVDELWDYIVQYYHDATDKDSDKNNSLIDNLRTLHTRTPFNPQNFLNEPKSYADEWLPAALKAGETQSFISDITKVIVDNINLDELKRFYQHSIRFFLQKRFNFYVNYLDNTLPDAENFSLDNLKRYQLNLQILNEMIAKDSQGCDNFYQRLKLTGELPDGAFGEIIYDELCEALQPLANKIIEERTNPSTLEVNLTISIDEQHYQLQGWLTHIQADGLLTWRPAKLSIRDGISLWIDHLIYCILNWDKTDSQSRLYGREDNQWRFLHIDAPQALTLLTDLVEGFIKGVNQPLLMPLQSAWSWLLAAYNPKTGQIELSEKAISKLLTTWQGGQFLTAECDSYYARLYPELTDDLIEQIIQFAQRYLLPILLHQVEE; encoded by the coding sequence ATGTTCACCATTTATCATTCTAATCAAGTCGATTTACTCAAATCACTCGTTAGCGAATTAATGCGCAGAGATCCGCTAGAACAGGTTTTTATGCCTGATATGGTTATGGTGCAAAGCCAAGGTATGGCACAATGGTTACAAATTGAATTAGCCAATGATCTAGGGATAGTTGCTAATGTTGATTTTCTTTTTCCAAGCCAATTTATCTGGCAGTTATACCAAACTCTGTTACCTAATTCACCACAGGAAAATAGTTATAATGTCGAATCAATGACTTGGCGTTTGTATTATCTATTGCCAAAAATTATCGAACGACCTGAATTTGATACCATTAAACATTATCTTAATATTGATAAAGAAGAACGAAAACAGTATCAACTAGCGACTCGAATCGCACAATTATTTGACCAATATTTAGTTTATCGCCCTGACTGGTTAGCCAAATGGGAAAGCAAGCAAACGGTAGCTGAACTAAATAATCATCCAGATGAAATCTGGCAATCTGAATTATGGCGACAACTAATTGCAATTAGTCAACCTTATCATCGTGCCAATATCTATCAGCAAATGTTAGACATTTTGTTAGATAATAATTTCGATTGCACAAGATTAAAATCGTTACCGAAACGAGTCTATATTTTTGGTATTACCTCACTACCACCAATTTATTTATCATTATTATCAGCACTTGGTCAACACATTGATGTCCATTTAATGTTTAATAATCCTTGCAAATGGTATTGGGGCGATATTGTAGAAAAACAGCTATCAGAGATCCAAAATACACCTGATAATATTCCTAACCCATTATTAACATCTTGGGGTAAATTAGGACGAGATAACCTATTTTTATTGCAGGAATTCAATAATAAACAAGATATTGATATTTTTGTCGATCATGAGCGAAAAGGTTTATTAGATTCAATTCAGCAAGATATTTTAGAACTTTATCAAACCAGTGATGTAAAAGCACCTATTGAGAAAACAGATAGATCAGTAACCTTCCACGCTTGCCATAGCGAACAGCGTGAGGTCGAAGTACTTTATGATTATCTATTATCTGCATTTGATGCCGATCCAACACTCGAATTACGTGATTGTATTATCATGGTTTCAGATATCGATAAATATGTACCCTATATTCGGTCAGTATTCGGTAACGCTGAAGGACAACGCTATTTACCATTCACAATTTCCGATCAAAAAGCTCGTAACATTGATCCAATGGTGCAAGGATTTTTTGCTATTTTAAACTTTACTGAAAGCCGCTTTACCGCTGAAGAGTTATTTAATCTACTTGAAATTCCAGCCATTGCCGAAAAGTTTGCCATAAGTGAGTCACAACTAACTTTATTACATACTTGGATTATTGAATCAGGTATTCGTTTTGGTCTAGAAAATGCTCACAGCTGGCTATTTGGCCTTGAACGGTTATTACTTGGTTATACCATGAATAGTGAACAAGGTGGTTGGCAACAGATACTAGCTTATGATGGTGCTACCGGCTTAGATGCTGAATTAATTGGTCAGTTAGCAGAATTTATAAAATCCGTACGTAAATGGTTAACCATTCTCAGTGAAGACAAGCCATTAACTGAATGGCAAGGCTGCTGTATTGAACTGATTAATGATTTTTTTGTTAGTAATGACTCACGTGAATCAATTTTATTAATGATTCAAGAAGAGTGGCAAAAACTGATTAGCAGTGGTTTAAATGCTAATTTTACCGATCAAATTTCAATAACTATTTTACATGATGCGATGCAATCACGATTGGAGCAAAATCACCTAGCCCATCGTTTTTTAGTCGGTAAGATAAACTTTTGTACTATGATGCCAATGCGCTCGATTCCTTTTAAATTAGTATGTTTATTAGGCATGAATGATGGTGATTATCCAAGAACATCTTTACCTTTAGATTTTGACTTAATTGCTCAAAACCCTCGTCGAGGTGATCGTAGTCGACGTATTGACGACCGCTATCTGTTTTTAGAAGCTATTTTATCTGCACAAGATCAACTCTATATCAGTTATATAGGTCGAGATATGAAAGATGATAGCGAACGTTATCCATCAGTATTAGTCGATGAGCTTTGGGATTATATTGTGCAGTATTATCATGATGCTACTGATAAAGATTCAGATAAAAACAATTCTTTAATTGATAACTTAAGAACGTTGCATACTCGCACACCATTTAATCCACAAAATTTCTTAAATGAACCTAAAAGTTATGCTGATGAGTGGTTACCTGCCGCGTTAAAAGCGGGAGAAACCCAATCATTTATCAGCGATATTACCAAAGTCATTGTAGATAATATCAATCTAGATGAATTAAAACGTTTTTATCAACACTCTATTCGGTTTTTCTTACAAAAACGCTTTAATTTTTATGTTAATTATTTAGATAACACCTTGCCCGATGCTGAAAACTTTAGCCTAGATAACTTAAAACGCTATCAACTTAATCTACAGATTTTAAATGAAATGATTGCTAAGGACTCGCAAGGCTGTGATAACTTTTACCAACGGCTTAAGCTAACTGGTGAGTTACCAGACGGTGCATTTGGTGAGATTATTTATGATGAATTGTGTGAAGCACTGCAACCTTTAGCCAATAAAATCATTGAAGAGAGAACTAATCCATCAACCTTAGAGGTAAATTTAACTATTTCGATAGATGAACAACATTATCAATTACAAGGTTGGCTAACCCACATTCAAGCAGATGGTCTTTTAACTTGGCGCCCAGCTAAACTCTCGATTCGTGATGGTATTTCATTATGGATTGATCACTTAATTTATTGTATTTTGAATTGGGATAAAACCGACAGCCAAAGTCGCTTATATGGCCGAGAAGACAACCAATGGCGATTTTTACACATTGATGCCCCACAAGCGTTAACCCTATTAACGGATCTCGTTGAAGGTTTTATAAAAGGTGTCAACCAACCACTATTAATGCCATTACAAAGCGCATGGAGCTGGTTGCTTGCTGCATATAATCCAAAAACTGGACAAATTGAACTCAGTGAAAAAGCAATAAGCAAATTATTAACCACTTGGCAAGGTGGCCAATTTCTTACCGCAGAATGTGATAGTTATTACGCAAGGCTTTATCCCGAATTAACCGATGATCTAATAGAACAAATAATACAGTTTGCTCAGCGATATTTATTGCCGATATTATTACATCAAGTCGAAGAATAG
- a CDS encoding MBL fold metallo-hydrolase: MFQYQIIPVTAFQENCSIIWCDKTNEAAFIDPGGEPELLRKAVEKLGVNIKQILLTHGHLDHVGAAVALANHYNVKIIGPSQEDEFLFSGLPQQCMQFGFPYTDSFLPDRWLTEGEQVKVGNITLDVLSCPGHTPGHIVFINAKDKIAFVGDVLFKSSIGRTDFPRGNHADLISSITNKLFPLGDDFIFVSGHGPMSSFGNERMTNPFLV; the protein is encoded by the coding sequence ATGTTTCAATATCAGATCATTCCAGTTACAGCTTTTCAAGAAAATTGTAGCATTATTTGGTGTGATAAAACAAACGAGGCTGCCTTTATTGATCCTGGTGGAGAGCCTGAACTGCTTAGAAAAGCAGTGGAAAAACTAGGCGTAAATATCAAGCAAATCTTGCTTACTCATGGCCATTTAGATCATGTTGGCGCTGCCGTAGCGTTAGCTAATCACTATAATGTTAAGATCATTGGCCCTAGTCAAGAAGATGAGTTTTTATTCTCTGGACTACCGCAACAATGTATGCAATTTGGCTTTCCTTATACGGATAGTTTTTTACCTGATCGCTGGTTAACTGAAGGGGAACAAGTTAAAGTGGGTAACATTACACTTGATGTTCTGTCCTGTCCTGGCCATACTCCTGGCCATATCGTATTTATCAATGCCAAAGATAAAATTGCTTTTGTCGGTGATGTCTTATTCAAAAGTAGCATTGGCCGTACCGACTTTCCTCGAGGAAATCATGCCGATTTAATTTCCTCTATCACAAATAAACTATTTCCGCTTGGTGATGATTTTATCTTTGTTTCTGGCCATGGTCCGATGTCGAGCTTTGGCAATGAACGAATGACAAATCCTTTTTTAGTTTAA
- a CDS encoding Fe-Mn family superoxide dismutase yields MAYTLPPLPYAYDALEPYIDTETMHLHHDKHHQTYVNNANALLESLPTEVKDFCPETLLKNLDKVPADKVTGVKNNVGGHVNHTLFWELLKVGTELKGELKAAIEKDFGSVDAFKEKFSAAAATRFGSGWAWLVLKDDKLEVVSTANQDSPVMGEKFSGVSGTPILALDVWEHAYYLKYQNRRADYIGAFWNVINWDKVAELYAEAKK; encoded by the coding sequence ATGGCTTATACATTACCCCCTTTACCTTATGCTTATGATGCTTTAGAGCCTTATATTGATACTGAAACAATGCATCTTCATCATGATAAACATCATCAAACTTATGTAAATAATGCTAATGCATTATTGGAATCGTTACCTACCGAAGTTAAAGACTTTTGCCCTGAAACATTACTAAAAAATCTAGACAAAGTCCCTGCAGACAAAGTTACTGGTGTTAAAAATAATGTTGGTGGTCATGTTAACCACACCCTATTCTGGGAATTATTAAAAGTTGGAACTGAACTTAAAGGTGAACTAAAAGCTGCTATTGAAAAAGACTTTGGTTCAGTTGATGCGTTTAAAGAAAAATTCTCAGCTGCTGCGGCAACTCGTTTTGGTTCTGGTTGGGCATGGTTAGTATTGAAAGATGATAAGCTAGAAGTGGTTTCAACTGCTAATCAAGATTCCCCAGTTATGGGTGAAAAATTCTCAGGCGTTTCTGGCACACCAATTTTAGCGCTTGATGTTTGGGAACACGCTTATTATTTAAAATATCAAAACCGCCGTGCTGATTACATCGGTGCATTTTGGAATGTTATTAACTGGGATAAAGTAGCTGAATTATACGCAGAAGCGAAAAAATAA
- the panS gene encoding ketopantoate/pantoate/pantothenate transporter PanS has product MSQRYSQLFVQSIISLTRLFPLWAILCAIAAYFSPDTFLPVRPHTSQLLMFVMFTMGVTLSIDDFKRVVTKPKAVIICTLLHYIVMPVTALILSKLFTMRPELLVGMVLVGSVASGTASNVMIYLAKGDVALSVTISSVSTLVGVVVTPLLTLLLVGTTVEVPVWDMLVHIVQIVLVPILLGLIVHHFLNPLVKKCERFLPLLSMLCILLIICIVVAGSHALIAQVGITVIFAVIIHNGIGLLGGYWGGRLFGFDESTCRTMSLEVGMQNSALAATLGTTYFSALSALPAAVFSVWHNISGSLLAGYWQGKPVKNKKKSSN; this is encoded by the coding sequence ATGTCGCAGCGCTATAGTCAACTTTTTGTACAATCCATTATTTCATTAACTCGATTATTTCCTTTATGGGCAATTCTTTGTGCAATAGCTGCCTATTTTTCACCTGATACCTTTCTGCCTGTGCGACCACATACATCACAATTATTAATGTTTGTCATGTTTACCATGGGCGTAACGTTAAGTATTGATGATTTTAAACGCGTCGTCACCAAACCGAAAGCAGTCATAATTTGTACTTTACTGCATTATATTGTAATGCCAGTGACTGCGTTAATCTTATCTAAACTATTCACTATGCGACCTGAGCTATTAGTCGGCATGGTTCTTGTGGGGAGTGTTGCTAGTGGTACCGCCTCTAATGTAATGATTTATCTAGCTAAAGGTGATGTAGCATTATCAGTTACTATTTCATCGGTATCAACACTGGTTGGCGTTGTAGTCACCCCATTACTCACATTATTGTTAGTGGGTACTACCGTTGAAGTTCCGGTTTGGGATATGTTGGTACATATTGTCCAAATTGTGCTCGTCCCTATTCTTTTAGGTTTAATTGTCCACCATTTTTTAAACCCTTTGGTAAAAAAATGTGAACGATTCTTACCACTGTTGTCGATGCTTTGTATCTTATTAATTATTTGTATTGTTGTTGCCGGTAGTCATGCTCTCATTGCTCAAGTAGGTATAACCGTTATCTTTGCCGTCATTATTCATAATGGTATTGGTTTACTTGGTGGTTATTGGGGCGGTCGTTTATTTGGTTTTGACGAGTCCACTTGTCGAACTATGTCTTTAGAAGTAGGTATGCAAAACTCTGCGTTAGCTGCAACATTAGGTACAACCTACTTTTCAGCATTATCGGCACTGCCTGCTGCGGTCTTTTCTGTTTGGCACAATATTTCTGGTTCACTATTGGCTGGTTATTGGCAAGGAAAACCCGTTAAAAATAAGAAAAAATCCAGTAATTAA